Below is a genomic region from Fulvia fulva chromosome 5, complete sequence.
CTCTCGCTTCTTTAGAGTCTGATAGCTCTCGTTCAAGCTGGCGATTCTCTGCTCCAGCTGCTGGCTGCGGTCTGCCAACTCATCGATCTCGGAAGCGGAGGGGGCTGCCATGGTGTTGCTGAACTCGTAGATGGAGCGCATCTCCATGCCGTTGCGTTCGATCTCGGAGCGGAAGTAGTTGAGCTGGCGTTCGACATTGTCCAGGCGGCGAATCTCCTGCGTGAAGGTGCGCTGGAAGGCGGTGGTATCGGGGTTCAACTGTCTCGCATCAGCACATGACCGTCACACATGATACCGTATCCACTGACATCGCGGAACTGCATGGAGCCCAGCTCTCCCAGCGCAGACACGACCTCCCGCCCAATCTCATTAGCCACGTAGAGCTGGGTCAGGGTCATGTCCTGCGACCGGAACAGCGACTCCTGTTGTGCCGCCATCTTTGCCGAGTACCTCTTACCTCTCACGGCGGCGAGAGAGGTATGGTGGTATGGCGAAGGTATCTGTAGTGTTGGGGTGGCAGTGTTTCTGCCAGAGCTCCTGCTCAAGGCGGCGATGATGCTAGCGCCAAGCACCGTCTCACAAGGGTCAGGCCATCTTCAGCGGGTCTGAGCACTCGTCCAGCGCGTCTTGGAAATTGGAACTTTCTTCACGGTGTTGGTATCATCCTCCTTTACCTACGTACTACTTGACCGTCGTGATCATCAGCGTACTCTTCGCAACACATACGACTACGCAATGCTCTCTGTCCGGCGAGCTGATGTCAGCGACTGACAATGATGGTCTGCGGGTCTACGCTCCATGACCATGCGGGCTGTATGCATAACATCAAGGGCTGCTACACCATACGCAGTTGCGTGAAGCTCGTTCTCCGCGCACAGGATGCCTAAATCAACCAGGATTCGCGGCATGGCCAGCAGCTACAAACAGGATCAAGAGGATTCGACCACCCCCCATCGGCTATCAGGGTGGGGTTGTGACTAGTGCCTCGGTGAGCATGTCATCCGTGATATCACGTACATGTATCAATCTATAGCCATGTTTGTATGTGGCAGGAAGGTAGGGTCGAGAGGAGATCAACAGTCAGACTTACCGAATGTAGGTTATGCTCGATCGTTGATAAATCCCTCCAGGCGAAATCCAACATCCTTCTCCCGCGCCCTACTCCGGCCAACACCTTTATAAACGTTCGTTTTGTTGCTTCCTGCAGCTCCTCAACACATCCCGCACATCATGGCAACTGCAGATGTTCTTGATAGAGTCGACATTCTGGGTCCGCAGCAAAAGCAGGTCAACCTAGAAGCCGAGTTCACGAAGGCCGAGCCTAATCCAGCACCATTCGATCCTGTCAAGCTCAAGGATAAATATCTTGCTGAGCGCGACAAGCGATTGCAGCATGGAGGTGGTATCAATCAGTACAGTCTGATTGAGGAAGACGGCATCTTTGGCCACTGGCTCAAGGATCCGTGGGTGGAGCCAGGCTTCACTCGCGAACCTGTCTCAGAACAAGTAGACGTGCTGATCATTGGCGGAGGCTATGGAGCGCAGCTGATTGCAGTCCGACTGCTCGAAGCTGGCATCAACAACTTTCGTATCCTCGAAAAGGCTGGCGACTTTGGCGGCACATGGTATTGGTGAGTACTTTAACCCAGCCATCATCATCAATCGGAGAGATGCCTGCGACAGACTCCTTGGTATCAGCTGCGGGAATGTCGAGGTAGCATCACTTGGTCTCAGGCATAGCTGACAACCTTCTGTCTGATAGGAATAGATACCCTGGTACGTGTTACCTCGAATTCGTCTTGGTTTCGACAGAGTACTGACAACCATGCAGGTGCACAGTGTGACATCGAGTCATACATCTACATGCCGCTGCTTGAGGAGCTCGGCTATATGCCGACTGAAAAGTATGCACGTGCTAAAGAACTCCTCAAGCACTCGGAGATGATAGGTCAAAGGTATGATTTGTATGAGCATACACTCTTCCAGACCGAGACGCACGAGCTTCGATGGAACGAGGACACGGCGTTGTGGTCAGTAAAGACGAGCCGCAATGACGACATTCAGGCGAGATTCGTTGTGCCTGCAGCTGGTCCGCTCCACAGACCTAAACTTCCTGGTGTGCCAGGCATTAAGAAGTTCACGGGACACTGCTTTCACTCCAGTCGATGGGACTACGACTATACCAAAGGAGACAATGAAGGTGGTCTGACTGGCTTGGCGGACAAGAGGCTTGCTGTCATTGGCACTGGCGCCACTGCCGTGCAAATCGTTCCCAACGTCGCCAAATATGCCAAAGAGCTCTATGTCTTCCAGCGCACACCCTCCTCCATCGACGTGCGTGGCAATAGACCTACAGATCAGGCTTGGGCGGATAGCCTTAAACCTGGCTGGCAGAAGGAACGCATGGAGAACTTCAACACCATCGTCAACGGCGGCATTCTTCCCACTGACCTTGTTCAGGATGGCTGGACTGATATCCTGCGGAAGTTGCTTGCTCGTGGAGCTACCGAATCGACTGACCCTGCAAAAGCAGCTGCAGAGCGTCAAATGGCGGACTTCGAGAAGATGAACCAAGTGCGAGCGCGTTGCGACGAAGTCGTGAAAGACAAAGCCACCGCCGACAGCTTGAAACCATGGTATAACCAACTGTGCAAGAGGCCGTGTTTCCATGACGAATATTTGACAGCCTTCAATCGCGACAACGTGCACATGGTCGACACCAAGGGCGTGGGCGTCGATCGTATTACGGAGAAGGGTATTGTTGCAAACGGCCAGGAGTATGAAGTCGACTGCATTGTGTACGCCACTGGCTTCGAGCTTGCCACCGAATGGAGTCACAGAACCAATATGGAGGTCTACGGCCGCAACGGACAACCCATCACAGACTGCTGGAAGGACGGCGCCAGTACACTCCACGGCTGGTCCACGCGTGGATTTCCCAATTGCTTCTGGGTGTCGATTGTACAGGCTGCGCTGACGCCCAACTTCATTCACGTCACGGGTGAGCAGGCGAAGCACCTGGCTTATGTCATATCGGAAGGCATGAAAAACAACACTCGCACGATCgagcc
It encodes:
- a CDS encoding Baeyer-Villiger monooxygenase ATR8, with product MATADVLDRVDILGPQQKQVNLEAEFTKAEPNPAPFDPVKLKDKYLAERDKRLQHGGGINQYSLIEEDGIFGHWLKDPWVEPGFTREPVSEQVDVLIIGGGYGAQLIAVRLLEAGINNFRILEKAGDFGGTWYWNRYPGAQCDIESYIYMPLLEELGYMPTEKYARAKELLKHSEMIGQRYDLYEHTLFQTETHELRWNEDTALWSVKTSRNDDIQARFVVPAAGPLHRPKLPGVPGIKKFTGHCFHSSRWDYDYTKGDNEGGLTGLADKRLAVIGTGATAVQIVPNVAKYAKELYVFQRTPSSIDVRGNRPTDQAWADSLKPGWQKERMENFNTIVNGGILPTDLVQDGWTDILRKLLARGATESTDPAKAAAERQMADFEKMNQVRARCDEVVKDKATADSLKPWYNQLCKRPCFHDEYLTAFNRDNVHMVDTKGVGVDRITEKGIVANGQEYEVDCIVYATGFELATEWSHRTNMEVYGRNGQPITDCWKDGASTLHGWSTRGFPNCFWVSIVQAALTPNFIHVTGEQAKHLAYVISEGMKNNTRTIEPTAEAEQKWVDTIVELVKLRAPFLMECTPGCYNNEGSMLPQAARNAAYGGGSPAFFKILDDWRADGKMEGLDIKYFDS